In Acidobacteriota bacterium, one genomic interval encodes:
- a CDS encoding 3-oxoacyl-ACP reductase FabG: MPDGTQRHVLDLFRLDGRRALVTGGSKGLGRVMAQALAEAGADVAIAARTLSDCRQAADEIAAATGRRIAAFAVDVTQETDLQRLATEIEAALGPVDILINNAGINIRGPIAEIAEADFSTVMQTNVTASFLCTKVFGVPMAARGWGRVINLGSIMSVISLPQRTSYATSKAAILGLTKTLALEWAAQGVTVNAICPGPFATDMNKQLLNDPAKYKDFIARIPAGRWGELHEIAGLALFLASDASAYVTGSALFVDGGWTAQ; encoded by the coding sequence ATGCCGGATGGTACACAAAGACATGTCTTGGATTTATTCCGCCTCGACGGCCGCCGTGCGCTGGTCACGGGCGGCTCAAAAGGCCTGGGCCGTGTGATGGCCCAAGCGTTGGCCGAGGCGGGCGCGGATGTGGCGATTGCTGCACGCACGCTCAGCGATTGTCGGCAGGCGGCGGATGAAATTGCTGCCGCGACGGGCCGCCGTATTGCTGCCTTCGCCGTTGACGTGACGCAAGAAACCGATTTGCAGCGGCTCGCAACGGAAATCGAAGCCGCGCTTGGCCCCGTGGATATTTTGATCAACAACGCGGGCATCAACATTCGCGGCCCAATTGCCGAGATTGCCGAAGCCGATTTCAGCACCGTGATGCAAACGAACGTGACCGCTTCGTTTCTATGCACCAAGGTCTTTGGCGTGCCGATGGCAGCGCGTGGCTGGGGGCGCGTGATCAACCTGGGTTCGATCATGTCGGTCATTTCGTTGCCGCAACGCACTTCGTATGCGACCTCGAAAGCGGCCATCCTGGGGCTGACCAAGACGCTGGCGCTGGAATGGGCGGCGCAAGGCGTAACGGTCAACGCCATTTGTCCCGGACCGTTTGCCACCGACATGAACAAACAATTGCTGAATGATCCGGCCAAATACAAAGATTTCATCGCGCGCATTCCGGCGGGCCGCTGGGGCGAGTTGCACGAGATTGCCGGGCTGGCGTTGTTTCTGGCTTCGGATGCATCGGCTTATGTGACGGGCAGTGCGCTGTTTGTGGATGGCGGGTGGACGGCGCAGTAG
- a CDS encoding pyridoxal phosphate-dependent aminotransferase, protein MNPAQNATRSNPQPTILSRRSFGRAAALLTAGAALPWYSEANLAYAQLSKTGPIPADAVKINANENPLGPCPEAIEAMTKALKGGGRYSYELTDEFAKTLADQEDLDADYVLPFPGSSDPLHRVTLAYTSKEKPLVMGDPGYEAPTRAAQFIGAKVIKVPLTEKTAYHDVKAMVKAAHENKAGVIYICNPNNPTGTITPRADIAWAIANKPEGCVILLDEAYIHLSDEAFASDFVSMDKDVIILRTFSKIYGMAGLRAGAAIARPDLLAKLKNYGAGALPVTGMVAATASLKAKTLVAERRKLIKDVREDVFSFLDKNGFAYLPSVSNCFMLDVKMPAKRFMKAMQKEKIYVGRAWAVWPTHSRITIGTKEEMAKFKTALVKVMNSGGSVAQNVGSVTGGYD, encoded by the coding sequence ATGAACCCTGCTCAAAACGCTACTCGAAGTAACCCGCAACCAACCATACTTTCGCGCCGTTCATTTGGACGCGCCGCTGCTTTGCTCACCGCAGGCGCGGCCCTGCCCTGGTACAGCGAGGCCAATCTGGCTTACGCCCAACTTTCCAAAACCGGCCCGATTCCCGCCGATGCGGTCAAGATCAACGCCAACGAAAACCCGCTCGGCCCTTGCCCCGAAGCCATCGAAGCGATGACCAAGGCGCTCAAAGGCGGCGGGCGATACTCTTACGAACTGACGGATGAATTCGCCAAGACGCTAGCCGATCAGGAAGACCTCGACGCCGATTATGTGCTGCCTTTTCCTGGGTCGAGCGACCCGTTGCATCGCGTCACGCTGGCCTATACCTCAAAAGAAAAACCACTGGTGATGGGTGATCCCGGCTACGAAGCGCCAACCCGCGCCGCGCAATTCATCGGCGCGAAAGTCATAAAAGTGCCCCTTACCGAAAAAACCGCCTATCACGATGTCAAAGCGATGGTGAAAGCCGCGCACGAAAACAAGGCCGGCGTGATTTACATCTGCAACCCGAACAACCCCACCGGCACGATCACGCCGCGCGCCGACATCGCCTGGGCCATCGCCAACAAACCCGAAGGCTGCGTCATCCTGCTCGACGAAGCCTACATTCACCTGAGCGACGAAGCCTTCGCCAGCGATTTCGTCTCGATGGACAAGGACGTCATCATCCTGCGCACGTTCTCGAAGATTTATGGCATGGCTGGTTTGCGTGCCGGTGCCGCGATTGCGCGTCCCGACCTGTTGGCCAAGCTGAAAAATTATGGCGCGGGCGCCTTGCCCGTCACCGGCATGGTTGCCGCCACAGCCAGCCTGAAAGCCAAGACGCTGGTGGCCGAACGTCGCAAACTGATCAAAGACGTCCGCGAAGACGTCTTCAGCTTTCTCGACAAGAACGGCTTTGCCTACCTGCCCTCGGTCAGCAACTGCTTCATGCTGGATGTGAAAATGCCCGCCAAGCGGTTTATGAAAGCGATGCAGAAAGAGAAGATTTATGTCGGACGCGCCTGGGCAGTCTGGCCGACGCACTCGCGCATCACGATCGGCACCAAAGAAGAGATGGCCAAATTCAAAACGGCGCTGGTCAAAGTGATGAATAGCGGCGGCAGCGTGGCGCAAAACGTCGGCAGTGTCACGGGTGGCTACGATTAA
- a CDS encoding SulP family inorganic anion transporter, giving the protein MTKQAANCTGRALEEPIIVSATQRAPQIRQYFQRRFNSAVSALTTSWRGDFFGGTIAALIAVPYGMALAIAIGLPPEAGLYTSIIGGFISGMLSDAPIVVGGLSATVVPVLASLVKTHGIGAALAAGALSGVLMVLIGVLRLGRFFRYLPQSVVAGFTSGLGLVIVSSQLKVVFGVKPQPVSFDLGIIDDCWAVLRVATHSDPHALSITALVIGAMFLLPLWKPNFPASLVAVVGASLAAKLSGWALPLVGALPDSFPHPSLNALDFSAFSALLHPAFALAGLITINQLLTVVVTDRLQEASGEVRFNRELVAQGLANVVSPFFGAPPGVAMLARTVASHRAGAVTRWSVLAHSGVLLLFLLPLRNLISQIPLVVLAAVTVAVGLQLVGWERFRALRKTDRLDAVLFLLTFGLVIISDLIVGVGVGSILAMLFFVERAAQSTQLQAVMPQSEPPAVSTGDTGALTACLQSEMQMYRLTGPLFFASSEKVLKRLLREVTAQTLVLDLTEARPIDSEAAACLKQLAQRQRERGGELHLIGLDQTLRAAFDQPDLLAAVGTIVYSDARPDAAPLSTLVSTPMALPTAAPRASASA; this is encoded by the coding sequence ATGACCAAGCAAGCTGCAAACTGTACGGGGCGCGCGTTGGAAGAGCCGATAATCGTGTCGGCCACCCAGCGTGCGCCCCAAATACGCCAATACTTCCAACGACGCTTCAACAGCGCCGTGAGCGCGCTGACCACCAGTTGGCGCGGTGATTTTTTCGGCGGCACGATTGCCGCGTTGATCGCGGTTCCTTACGGCATGGCGCTCGCCATCGCCATCGGCTTGCCGCCCGAAGCTGGTCTTTACACTTCGATCATCGGCGGTTTCATTTCGGGGATGCTTTCGGATGCGCCCATCGTCGTGGGCGGGCTTTCGGCGACGGTGGTGCCGGTGCTGGCGAGTCTGGTCAAAACGCACGGCATCGGCGCGGCGCTGGCGGCGGGCGCGTTGAGCGGCGTGCTGATGGTGCTGATCGGTGTGCTGCGGCTAGGCCGGTTCTTTCGCTACTTGCCGCAATCGGTGGTCGCGGGTTTTACCAGCGGTCTCGGGCTTGTCATCGTTTCCTCACAACTCAAAGTCGTTTTTGGCGTCAAACCACAGCCCGTAAGTTTCGATCTCGGCATCATTGATGATTGCTGGGCCGTCTTGCGTGTGGCAACGCACAGTGACCCGCACGCGCTGAGTATCACGGCGCTCGTGATCGGCGCGATGTTCCTGCTGCCGCTTTGGAAACCGAATTTCCCTGCTTCGTTGGTCGCAGTGGTCGGCGCTTCGCTGGCCGCGAAGCTTTCCGGCTGGGCCTTGCCATTGGTCGGCGCGTTGCCCGACAGCTTTCCGCATCCCAGCTTGAACGCGCTGGATTTTTCCGCCTTCTCGGCGTTGCTGCATCCGGCCTTTGCGCTCGCGGGACTCATCACGATCAATCAACTGCTCACCGTCGTCGTCACTGACCGCTTGCAAGAAGCTAGCGGCGAAGTCCGCTTCAATCGTGAACTGGTCGCCCAAGGTTTAGCCAATGTCGTTTCTCCCTTCTTTGGCGCGCCGCCCGGTGTGGCGATGCTGGCGCGCACCGTGGCCAGTCATCGCGCGGGCGCGGTCACGCGCTGGTCGGTGCTGGCACATAGCGGTGTGTTGCTGCTCTTTCTGTTGCCGCTACGCAATTTGATCAGCCAGATTCCGCTGGTCGTGTTGGCCGCCGTGACGGTCGCGGTCGGGCTGCAACTGGTCGGCTGGGAACGCTTCCGCGCTTTGCGGAAAACAGATCGGCTGGATGCGGTGCTCTTTCTGCTGACTTTCGGCTTGGTGATTATCAGCGATTTGATCGTCGGCGTCGGCGTCGGTTCAATTCTGGCAATGCTGTTCTTTGTCGAACGCGCTGCGCAATCCACCCAATTACAAGCAGTCATGCCGCAGAGCGAACCACCTGCGGTGAGCACGGGCGACACGGGCGCGCTCACCGCCTGCCTGCAATCCGAGATGCAAATGTACCGGCTGACCGGGCCGCTCTTCTTTGCGTCCAGCGAAAAGGTGCTCAAACGCTTGTTGCGCGAAGTGACCGCGCAAACGCTCGTCCTCGACCTGACCGAAGCGCGCCCGATTGATTCGGAAGCAGCGGCCTGTTTGAAACAACTCGCCCAACGGCAGCGCGAACGCGGCGGCGAATTGCATTTGATCGGCCTGGATCAAACGCTGCGCGCCGCCTTTGACCAACCCGATTTACTGGCCGCCGTCGGCACCATCGTTTATAGCGATGCCCGTCCCGACGCGGCTCCACTTTCCACACTCGTTTCAACTCCAATGGCACTTCCCACGGCTGCGCCCCGCGCGTCAGCTTCTGCTTAA
- a CDS encoding carboxypeptidase regulatory-like domain-containing protein, with amino-acid sequence MLAKPVCAGKTLTRVTTILRHIFFNPYLQTLTRLCLGCALLCGGATVGLGQSFQGSLRGAVHDNSGSALPGATLTLLNEATQIARTTVANEAGGYVFERVDPGKYKITVTRAGFKKVDRTGILVETQQQITLDLALEIGDVAETVVVTDEVPLIESANASVGQVISKQFLSDLPNSGRNPFSLAAISPNYIPAGNPTFNRQQDQSGSSQISLAGGPVRGNNYLLDGVPIADIGNRAVIIPTFEAIQELKMQVNNYDAEAGRTGGGVFNVAARSGSNQLHGSLFGFLRPNPLQANNFFNNRNGIKRPAADYGLYGGSIGGPVYIPKIYNGKDKTFFWIAMEGYRMQSFLSETFTVPTDLERQGNFSQTKNGGLPVVVYDPLTTRTVNGQLVRDAFAGNIIPTNRQDPVGRALLQFFPKANRPGDASGRNNYAATSTLNDRADQQTFKLDHNFASWYKASAAYLRYGSREPVADYYQNIANPGGSLLFRNVDALAVNNIFTLNDTTILSVRYGYNTFDDNVNTVSAGFDPAQLGFVSSYVNQIAFKKFPAIGTGGAYGSPSQGSLGSAAPNQRRWYSHNFLTGVSKLLGRHSLKAGFDYRKLSLEFYNIGQASGSFTFTRGFTQGPNPNAATTAGGNELASMLLGTASAGSTQLVTPLSVYVNYFGGYVQDDFRLSQKLTLNFGMRYEYEKGLQERADHITVGFDPSAAFPVQPAGLGVKGGLLFAGVNGAPTQQVRPQKNKFGPRIGFAYTLNNKTTFRGGYGILWAPAIFSLGPTVDGYGALGFSAITNMVTSNDGGLTPANYLSNPFPSGLLKPTGSSLGLLTQVGQNVSFVDQNRQAAYVQQYSLDIQRELPGNIALTVGYVGSRGTNLQIGGINNGALNINQLAPQFMSRADLQTRVTNPFFGTPAGVGILSSATVAQAQLLRPFPQFGDVLMLGASGGNSFYNAATIKAQKRFSKGFSFLTAYTFSKLLDNITGNGNFFAPDNTSSVIDTYNRARDYGLSSVDTPHRFTVSGTYELPFGKNKSLLAGANGVVDRLVGGWQLNSIVTYQSGFPLSLTQQVNNTNAFSLGQRPNIVLGVDPATSGSVSQRIDGYLNAAAFSAASANTFGNAPRTIGVRSPMTRNWDLSVLKNTRIVEGFNAQFRLEAVNAFNTPVFRAPNTQVGNPNFGRITSQANFARVVQISLRLMW; translated from the coding sequence ATGCTAGCAAAACCTGTTTGCGCGGGCAAAACATTGACCCGTGTTACCACGATTCTTCGGCACATTTTTTTCAATCCCTACTTACAAACCCTGACCCGTTTGTGTTTGGGCTGCGCGCTGCTTTGCGGCGGCGCGACCGTGGGCCTGGGACAATCCTTTCAGGGCAGCCTGCGCGGCGCGGTGCATGACAATTCAGGCAGCGCGCTCCCCGGTGCGACGCTCACGTTGCTCAACGAAGCGACACAGATTGCGCGCACGACCGTCGCCAACGAAGCGGGCGGCTATGTTTTCGAGCGCGTTGACCCTGGCAAATACAAGATCACGGTGACGCGGGCGGGCTTCAAGAAGGTTGACCGCACCGGCATCCTGGTTGAGACGCAACAACAAATCACGCTTGATCTGGCGCTGGAAATCGGCGACGTAGCCGAGACCGTCGTCGTCACCGATGAAGTGCCCTTGATCGAATCGGCCAACGCCTCTGTCGGACAGGTCATCAGCAAACAGTTCTTGAGTGATCTGCCCAATTCGGGGCGCAATCCGTTTTCGCTCGCCGCCATCTCGCCGAACTACATTCCGGCGGGCAACCCAACCTTCAATCGCCAACAGGATCAAAGCGGTTCGTCGCAAATTTCGCTCGCGGGCGGCCCGGTGCGCGGCAACAACTATTTGCTGGACGGCGTGCCCATTGCCGACATCGGCAACCGCGCGGTCATCATTCCCACCTTCGAGGCGATTCAAGAGTTGAAGATGCAGGTCAACAATTACGACGCCGAAGCAGGGCGCACGGGCGGCGGTGTCTTCAACGTGGCGGCGCGTTCCGGCTCGAATCAATTGCACGGCAGCCTATTCGGCTTCCTGCGCCCAAATCCGCTGCAAGCAAATAACTTCTTCAACAATCGCAACGGCATCAAACGGCCCGCTGCCGATTACGGGCTGTATGGCGGCTCCATCGGCGGCCCGGTTTACATTCCGAAAATTTATAACGGCAAGGACAAGACATTTTTCTGGATCGCGATGGAAGGCTATCGCATGCAGAGTTTCTTGAGCGAGACCTTCACCGTCCCGACCGATTTGGAACGCCAGGGCAATTTCTCGCAGACCAAGAACGGCGGGCTGCCTGTCGTGGTCTATGACCCGCTGACCACGCGCACGGTCAACGGGCAATTGGTGCGCGATGCCTTCGCTGGCAACATCATTCCGACCAACCGGCAAGACCCGGTCGGACGCGCCCTGCTGCAATTCTTCCCGAAAGCCAATCGTCCAGGCGATGCGTCGGGGCGCAACAATTACGCAGCAACCAGCACGCTGAACGACCGCGCCGACCAGCAGACATTCAAGCTCGATCACAACTTCGCCAGTTGGTACAAAGCTTCGGCGGCGTACCTGCGTTATGGCAGCCGCGAGCCGGTGGCCGATTATTACCAGAACATCGCCAACCCGGGCGGCAGCCTGCTCTTCCGCAATGTGGACGCGCTGGCTGTCAACAATATCTTCACGCTGAATGACACGACTATCTTGAGCGTGCGTTACGGCTACAACACTTTCGATGACAACGTAAACACGGTCAGCGCGGGCTTCGATCCGGCGCAATTGGGGTTTGTGTCGAGTTACGTCAATCAAATCGCGTTCAAGAAGTTTCCCGCCATCGGCACGGGCGGCGCTTATGGTTCGCCCTCGCAAGGTTCGCTCGGTTCCGCCGCGCCGAATCAGCGCCGCTGGTATTCGCACAACTTCCTGACCGGCGTGTCAAAGCTGCTGGGGCGGCACAGCCTGAAAGCGGGCTTCGATTACCGCAAACTCTCGCTGGAGTTTTACAACATCGGGCAGGCGAGCGGCTCCTTCACCTTCACGCGCGGCTTCACGCAAGGGCCGAATCCGAACGCCGCCACAACGGCGGGCGGCAATGAATTGGCTAGCATGCTGCTCGGCACAGCTTCGGCTGGCAGCACGCAACTGGTCACGCCGTTGTCGGTTTACGTCAACTATTTCGGCGGCTATGTGCAGGACGATTTCCGCCTGTCGCAAAAACTGACGCTCAACTTTGGCATGCGCTACGAATACGAAAAGGGCTTGCAGGAACGCGCGGATCACATCACGGTCGGCTTCGATCCTTCGGCAGCATTTCCGGTGCAGCCTGCCGGGTTGGGCGTCAAAGGCGGCTTGCTCTTCGCGGGCGTGAATGGCGCGCCGACGCAGCAAGTGCGCCCGCAAAAGAACAAATTCGGCCCGCGCATCGGGTTCGCCTACACGCTAAATAACAAGACCACGTTTCGCGGCGGCTACGGCATCTTGTGGGCGCCCGCGATCTTCAGCCTAGGCCCGACGGTGGATGGCTACGGCGCGCTGGGCTTTTCGGCCATCACGAATATGGTCACCTCGAACGATGGCGGGCTGACGCCAGCCAATTACCTGTCGAACCCATTCCCGAGCGGTTTGCTCAAACCAACCGGCAGTTCACTGGGGTTGTTGACGCAGGTCGGCCAGAACGTCTCGTTTGTGGATCAAAACCGCCAAGCTGCCTACGTGCAGCAATACTCGCTCGACATTCAGCGCGAATTGCCCGGCAACATCGCGTTGACGGTCGGCTATGTCGGCTCGCGCGGCACCAACCTGCAAATCGGCGGCATCAACAACGGCGCGCTCAACATCAACCAACTCGCGCCGCAATTCATGTCGCGCGCCGATTTGCAGACGCGCGTGACCAATCCGTTTTTCGGCACCCCGGCGGGCGTCGGCATCCTGAGTTCGGCGACCGTCGCGCAAGCCCAACTGCTGCGTCCGTTCCCGCAATTCGGCGACGTGCTCATGCTGGGCGCGAGCGGCGGCAATTCGTTTTACAACGCAGCGACCATCAAAGCGCAGAAACGTTTCTCAAAAGGCTTCTCGTTTCTGACGGCATATACCTTCAGCAAACTGCTCGACAACATCACGGGCAATGGCAACTTCTTCGCGCCCGACAACACGTCGAGCGTGATTGACACCTACAACCGCGCGCGCGATTACGGGCTGTCGTCGGTGGACACGCCGCACCGTTTCACCGTCAGTGGCACATACGAACTGCCGTTCGGCAAGAACAAGTCATTACTGGCGGGTGCCAACGGTGTGGTGGATCGTCTGGTCGGCGGCTGGCAGTTGAACAGCATCGTCACCTATCAAAGCGGCTTTCCGCTTTCGCTCACACAACAAGTCAACAACACGAACGCCTTCAGTTTAGGCCAACGCCCAAACATCGTGCTGGGGGTTGATCCGGCAACGTCCGGCTCAGTCAGCCAGCGCATTGACGGCTATCTGAATGCGGCGGCCTTCAGCGCGGCGTCGGCCAACACCTTCGGCAATGCGCCGCGCACGATTGGCGTGCGTTCGCCGATGACGCGGAATTGGGACCTGTCGGTGCTCAAGAACACGCGCATCGTCGAGGGCTTCAATGCGCAGTTCCGGCTGGAAGCGGTCAACGCTTTCAATACGCCGGTGTTCCGCGCGCCAAACACGCAGGTGGGTAATCCGAACTTCGGACGCATCACCTCGCAAGCCAACTTCGCGCGCGTTGTGCAAATCAGCTTACGGCTGATGTGGTAA
- a CDS encoding PQQ-dependent dehydrogenase, methanol/ethanol family translates to MQTKRAFLLIAICGWLTLCSLSTPAQKKTIDDAALRNVETRASEWLTHGRDYAETRFSPLKQLNADTVKQLGLVWSFDTQTDRGLEATPLVAGGVMYTTGSWSIVYALDAKTGKLLWKYDPQVPHRFGSKACCDVVNRGVALYQGKVYVGTLDGRLIALDAATGKLVWSVVTVDQTQSYTITAAPRVVKGNVIIGNGGGEYGVRGYVSAFNAATGKQAWRFYTVPGDPAKPFENEALKKAAATWKGEWWKVGGGGTPWDSVAYDPQLDLLYVGTGNGSPWNQHVRSPGGGDNLYLSSILALRPATGALVWHYQTTPGDQWDYTATQHMILTDLTINGRARKVLMQAPKNGFFYVLDRATGELLSAEAYATVTWAKGVDKQTGRPIENPGVRYPDAPSQQMPGPLGAHNWMPMSFNPQTGLVYIPAQENGFVYIRDQRFQYRPGLWNVGLDWTPFVELPPTIPTGHLLAWDPVAQKERWRAPYQLMWNGGTLTTAGNLVFQGTSDGRFIAYSADKGAKLWEVNVGTGVIATPMTYELGGVQYVSIMAGWGGAFALTGGYSPAPVVPGRLLTFALNGKGILAQSAPPVMPKITSLELTASKETLAQGAGLFAQHCSVCHGLTAVGGGGVLPDLKLSAPSTFGKYQQIVRDGARAEAGMPAFKQALTVEQVEAIRAYVVSQRNALAQRQK, encoded by the coding sequence ATGCAAACCAAACGCGCATTCTTACTGATAGCCATTTGCGGCTGGCTCACGCTTTGTTCGCTCTCGACACCAGCACAGAAAAAGACGATTGATGACGCCGCGCTCCGCAACGTCGAAACGCGCGCCAGCGAATGGCTGACGCACGGGCGCGATTATGCCGAGACGCGCTTCTCGCCGCTCAAACAACTCAACGCCGATACCGTCAAGCAACTCGGCCTGGTATGGTCATTCGACACGCAAACAGATCGCGGCCTCGAAGCCACACCACTGGTCGCGGGCGGCGTGATGTATACGACCGGTTCGTGGAGCATCGTCTATGCGCTGGACGCCAAGACTGGCAAGCTGCTTTGGAAATACGATCCGCAAGTGCCGCATCGTTTCGGTTCCAAGGCCTGCTGCGATGTCGTCAATCGCGGTGTCGCGCTGTATCAAGGCAAGGTTTACGTCGGCACGCTCGATGGCCGTTTGATCGCGCTCGATGCCGCGACGGGCAAGCTTGTCTGGTCAGTCGTGACGGTGGATCAAACGCAGTCATACACGATCACCGCCGCGCCGCGCGTGGTCAAAGGCAACGTCATCATCGGCAATGGCGGCGGCGAATACGGCGTGCGCGGTTATGTGTCGGCTTTCAACGCGGCGACCGGCAAACAGGCGTGGCGCTTTTACACCGTGCCGGGCGATCCGGCGAAACCATTCGAGAACGAAGCGTTGAAAAAAGCTGCGGCCACCTGGAAAGGCGAATGGTGGAAGGTTGGCGGCGGCGGCACCCCGTGGGATTCCGTGGCGTATGACCCGCAACTCGATTTGCTTTACGTCGGCACAGGCAACGGCTCACCGTGGAATCAGCACGTGCGCAGCCCCGGCGGCGGCGACAATTTGTATCTGTCTTCAATCCTCGCGCTGCGTCCGGCGACGGGCGCATTGGTTTGGCATTATCAAACGACACCTGGCGATCAGTGGGATTACACCGCAACGCAGCACATGATCTTGACCGACCTCACAATCAACGGGCGCGCGCGCAAGGTATTGATGCAAGCGCCAAAGAATGGCTTCTTTTACGTGCTGGATCGCGCGACCGGCGAGTTGCTTTCGGCGGAAGCCTACGCCACGGTGACTTGGGCCAAAGGCGTAGACAAACAAACTGGGCGGCCTATCGAAAACCCCGGTGTGCGTTATCCCGACGCGCCCTCGCAACAGATGCCTGGGCCATTGGGCGCGCACAACTGGATGCCAATGTCCTTCAATCCGCAAACGGGTTTGGTTTATATCCCGGCGCAAGAGAACGGTTTTGTCTACATCCGCGACCAGCGTTTTCAGTACCGGCCCGGCTTGTGGAATGTCGGCTTGGACTGGACGCCTTTTGTTGAATTGCCGCCCACTATCCCGACGGGCCATCTGTTGGCGTGGGACCCGGTCGCGCAAAAAGAACGCTGGCGCGCGCCTTACCAACTGATGTGGAACGGCGGCACGCTGACCACGGCGGGCAATCTGGTGTTTCAGGGCACGTCGGATGGCCGCTTCATCGCCTACAGCGCGGACAAAGGCGCGAAGCTGTGGGAGGTCAATGTCGGCACGGGCGTGATCGCAACACCGATGACATACGAGTTGGGCGGCGTGCAATACGTTTCGATCATGGCCGGCTGGGGCGGCGCGTTTGCGCTGACGGGCGGCTATTCACCCGCGCCGGTCGTGCCCGGACGCTTGCTAACCTTTGCGTTGAATGGCAAAGGCATATTGGCCCAGAGCGCGCCGCCTGTGATGCCAAAGATCACGTCGCTCGAACTCACAGCGTCGAAAGAAACACTCGCCCAAGGAGCAGGTTTGTTTGCGCAACACTGTTCCGTTTGTCACGGATTAACAGCGGTGGGAGGCGGCGGCGTGTTGCCGGACTTGAAACTCTCAGCGCCGAGCACTTTTGGCAAGTATCAGCAGATCGTGCGGGACGGCGCGCGTGCCGAAGCCGGCATGCCCGCGTTCAAACAGGCGTTGACCGTCGAACAGGTCGAGGCCATTCGCGCCTATGTCGTGAGTCAGCGCAATGCGCTGGCGCAACGCCAGAAATAA